The following are encoded together in the Macadamia integrifolia cultivar HAES 741 chromosome 10, SCU_Mint_v3, whole genome shotgun sequence genome:
- the LOC122091403 gene encoding uncharacterized protein LOC122091403: MALRSLDNALPISPERPKKLAKVAVCIQKPSDLGVNDENKATIPAAATVDSVIDYIASEDLKAIEDPETKIQTLMEELASKDWTKVCESLNNVRRFAIYHPSFLVPILDKVMLVMVKAMNNPRSALCKNSIMASSDIFNSFGDKIVASDAFDPLLLQLLLKASQDKKFVREETEKALQAMVESLPPLALLHKLLVYVTHSNLRIRAKAAVSISKCVSKMGLEGMKEFGLVSLIQVAADLLNDRLPEARDAARSTVMLVYEAVIRGEEQNNHEGLSPMELWQSFCCSNLTAIQAQSMAKIIHS; the protein is encoded by the exons ATGGCTCTCAGGTCGCTAGACAATGCTCTTCCAATTTCGCCGGAAAGGCCCAAAAAACTGGCGAAAGTCGCTGTTTGCATCCAAAAACCATCGGATTTGGGTGTGAATGACGAAAACAAAGCTACAATACCAGCAGCGGCGACTGTTGATTCGGTAATTGATTATATTGCTTCAGAGGATCTAAAAGCCATAGAAGATCCCGAAACCAAGATTCAA ACTTTGATGGAGGAATTAGCTTCAAAAGACTGGACAAAAGTGTGCGAGTCACTGAACAATGTCAGACGATTCGCGATCTATCACCCATCATTTCTTGTCCCGATCTT GGATAAAGTGATGTTGGTGATGGTGAAAGCGATGAATAACCCAAGAAGCGCGTTGTGCAAGAACTCCATCATGGCTTCCTCTGATATCTTCAATTCCTTCGGGGATAAGATAGTAGCATCCGATGCCTTTGATCCCTTG CTGCTCCAGCTTCTGCTGAAGGCGTCTCAGGATAAAAAATTCGTGCGTGAAGAAACAGAGAAGGCGCTACAAGCAATGGTGGAGTCCTTGCCCCCTCTTGCTTTGCTTCATAAGCTCCTGGTGTATGTCACCCACTCCAACCTCAGAATCAGAGCCAAAGCTGCGGTCTCCATCTCAAAATGCGTCTCCAAGATG GGGCTGGAAGGAATGAAggaattcggtttggtttcgctGATCCAAGTTGCAGCGGACTTGTTGAATGACAGACTTCCGGAAGCACGAGATGCAGCTCGGAGTACCGTGATGTTGGTATACGAAGCAGTTATTAGAGGAGAGGAGCAGAACAATCATGAGGGATTGTCTCCGATGGAGTTgtggcagagcttctgttgtTCTAACTTGACGGCCATTCAAGCTCAGTCCATGGCTAAAATAATCCATTCTtag